The following are from one region of the Desulfitobacterium chlororespirans DSM 11544 genome:
- a CDS encoding ABC transporter permease, with translation MTEKNPLSLQLKVEDFLPATDAEKQSLTQMRPGVSFWKDAMRRLRKNKVAMISLTVILVVMFFSFIVPSFYPYKYEQQTKGSEYLKPMTYSTQEQLRIDAGEKVFPHILGTDNLGRDYAVRVMVGSRISLMVGLIASAIILVIGSTYGAVSGFFGGWVDLMMMRLVDIIYTVPDILLIVLISFAIRDPLGILATKPGFGWIQTVGPNLISIFLVFALLYWVGMARIVRSQVLALKQNEYVTAARALGAGTGRIIRKHLLTNCIGTLIVTTTLQIPSSIFTESFLSFLGLGVAVPLPSLGSLASDALNGLNSYPYLLMAPALLISLIILSFNLLGDGLRDAFDPKMKS, from the coding sequence ATGACAGAAAAAAATCCGCTTAGCTTACAATTAAAGGTTGAAGATTTTCTGCCTGCAACCGATGCAGAAAAGCAAAGTCTCACCCAAATGCGCCCCGGTGTCAGCTTTTGGAAGGATGCCATGCGGCGGCTCAGGAAAAATAAGGTGGCTATGATCAGCCTTACAGTCATTCTGGTCGTTATGTTTTTTTCTTTTATCGTGCCCAGCTTTTATCCTTATAAATATGAGCAGCAGACCAAGGGCTCTGAGTACCTCAAACCCATGACCTACTCCACTCAGGAACAACTGCGCATTGATGCCGGAGAAAAAGTGTTCCCCCATATTCTGGGAACCGATAATTTGGGCCGCGACTATGCTGTCCGTGTGATGGTGGGCAGCCGTATTTCCTTAATGGTAGGCTTAATCGCTTCCGCTATCATTTTGGTCATTGGTTCAACTTACGGTGCTGTGTCCGGCTTCTTTGGCGGCTGGGTAGATCTCATGATGATGCGACTCGTCGATATTATTTATACAGTACCGGATATTCTCCTGATTGTCCTGATTTCTTTCGCCATCCGGGATCCCTTGGGCATCCTGGCGACAAAGCCCGGGTTTGGCTGGATTCAGACGGTAGGGCCCAATCTCATCAGTATTTTTCTGGTGTTTGCCCTGCTGTATTGGGTGGGTATGGCGCGGATTGTCCGCAGCCAGGTGCTGGCCCTTAAGCAAAATGAATATGTAACGGCAGCCAGAGCTTTGGGTGCCGGTACAGGCCGCATTATCCGCAAGCATCTTCTGACCAACTGTATCGGAACTTTGATTGTTACCACCACGCTGCAGATTCCATCTTCTATTTTCACGGAGAGTTTTCTGAGCTTCCTTGGCCTGGGGGTTGCTGTTCCTTTGCCTTCTTTAGGTTCTCTGGCCAGTGATGCCCTCAACGGCCTGAACAGTTATCCTTATCTGTTGATGGCGCCGGCTTTGCTGATCAGCCTGATCATTCTTAGTTTTAACCTATTAGGCGATGGCTTGCGGGACGCATTCGACCCGAAGATGAAGAGTTAA
- a CDS encoding ferredoxin, translated as MTASVDENCIGCGACASICPEIFRMNDEGLAEAYVNPVPGELEESAQEAADGCPTDAIHLD; from the coding sequence ATGACTGCATCAGTAGATGAAAACTGTATTGGTTGTGGTGCTTGTGCATCCATTTGCCCTGAAATTTTTCGCATGAATGACGAGGGGCTTGCTGAAGCGTATGTAAACCCTGTTCCCGGTGAACTGGAGGAATCTGCCCAGGAAGCTGCGGATGGTTGCCCCACAGATGCCATTCACCTTGACTAA
- a CDS encoding GNAT family N-acetyltransferase has protein sequence MPSQFILRQAQIKDLERINEIYNWAVLNTVATFDLEERSLAAAEVWFDHHQDPYYPVYVVENQGQVTGWGSLSPFHPRAAYKQSGEFSVYIAPEWTGQSMGDALLKVLCQEAKKLGYHTLLGLITSTNEKSISLAKKHGFWEAGKYREVGTKFGQCLDVMVMQIIF, from the coding sequence ATGCCATCACAATTTATCCTGCGCCAAGCCCAAATTAAGGATTTGGAACGAATCAATGAAATATATAATTGGGCTGTCCTCAATACGGTAGCAACCTTTGATCTGGAAGAGCGCTCCTTGGCGGCGGCAGAGGTCTGGTTTGATCATCATCAAGACCCTTATTATCCTGTCTATGTAGTGGAAAACCAGGGGCAGGTTACAGGGTGGGGGAGTCTGTCGCCTTTTCATCCACGGGCGGCCTACAAACAAAGCGGAGAGTTTTCCGTCTACATCGCTCCTGAGTGGACCGGTCAATCCATGGGCGATGCACTGCTGAAAGTTCTTTGCCAGGAGGCAAAAAAATTAGGTTACCATACGCTATTGGGTCTTATTACTTCCACCAATGAAAAGAGTATTTCCTTAGCTAAAAAGCATGGTTTTTGGGAAGCCGGGAAGTATCGTGAAGTGGGGACGAAGTTTGGGCAATGTTTGGATGTCATGGTCATGCAGATCATTTTTTAA
- a CDS encoding ABC transporter permease, with amino-acid sequence MIKYVIKRIILAVMTIFVVATITFFLMNMVPGGPFVAEKSISAQAQAALHEKFGLDKPLIVQYKNYMLSAAQGDFGLSLKQRGRTVTDIIVSKFPVSAKLGGIAVLAALSIGIPLGSIAALNRGKWLDDLIIVIATCGIAFPSFVICTVGMYVFGVYLGVLPTMGLTTPAHYILPVFALSFYPTAYITRLMRSSMLDVIGQDYMRTARAKGLSQMKSLFKHALRNAILPVITYVGPMLAFTLTGSFIVEKIFVIPGLGGQFVSSIVNRDYTVIMGTTIFLATLVITINALIDILYKFIDPRIQLK; translated from the coding sequence ATGATTAAATACGTTATTAAGCGAATTATTCTGGCAGTGATGACGATCTTTGTGGTTGCAACCATAACTTTTTTTCTAATGAACATGGTGCCCGGTGGTCCATTTGTTGCAGAAAAGTCCATTAGTGCGCAAGCTCAGGCTGCGCTCCATGAGAAATTCGGGTTGGACAAGCCACTGATTGTTCAATACAAAAACTACATGTTAAGTGCTGCTCAGGGCGACTTTGGTTTGAGTTTAAAACAACGTGGCCGCACTGTCACCGATATTATTGTCAGCAAGTTTCCGGTATCAGCCAAGCTGGGCGGTATCGCAGTGCTTGCAGCCCTATCGATTGGAATTCCTCTGGGAAGCATTGCTGCTCTTAACCGGGGTAAATGGCTCGACGACCTGATCATCGTCATCGCCACCTGCGGCATTGCCTTTCCCAGTTTTGTTATCTGTACCGTAGGTATGTATGTGTTCGGCGTCTACTTAGGGGTATTGCCGACCATGGGTCTCACAACACCGGCTCATTATATCCTTCCCGTATTTGCCCTTTCCTTCTATCCAACAGCCTATATTACACGACTGATGCGCTCGTCCATGCTCGATGTGATTGGTCAGGATTATATGCGAACAGCTCGTGCCAAAGGTCTTTCTCAGATGAAGAGCCTTTTCAAGCATGCTTTGCGCAACGCGATCCTGCCTGTTATCACTTATGTAGGCCCTATGCTGGCCTTTACTCTGACCGGCAGTTTCATCGTGGAGAAGATTTTCGTCATTCCCGGTTTAGGCGGTCAATTTGTCAGTTCCATCGTCAACCGTGATTACACAGTAATTATGGGCACCACAATTTTCTTGGCGACGCTTGTTATTACCATTAATGCATTGATCGATATTCTTTATAAATTTATTGATCCGCGTATCCAACTCAAGTAG
- a CDS encoding helicase C-terminal domain-containing protein: MIKRKIVVIDIETTGFDIYNDEIIEFAALSIEEGEEAEAFSVLISPRRQVPERILRLTGISPEELKQAGSLQAYRDKILALFQDAIIVGHNVEFDLGFLERALTIHFENTLWDTLEIARILYPNMPKYKLGDLTKSLGLTPLEKAHRALFDARAAWELLQVCWEKGLTLDLGFYQRALSLAGSARVAGFLRELEKTVKRKFPERLIRTDLVLYEQDLGLFEDLEVEEAFAEDVGWIESCFSSGGILENKLKSYESRLGQLQMAKAVGESLTGSTHIVIEAGTGTGKSYAYLIPGLWWSKKTGKKVVVATHTIPLQEQIFKKDLPLLAQVLPFSFRGALLKGKSNYICLKRWSFTLGITTELDPGERLALLSVMVWLRETTTGDWQEVSQIPNLGKLWGSLNCEEESCIPGKCAHANRCYMLQSRKRAEEADLIIVNHSLLFSDIRTEKNILPEYHELIIDEAHHLHQAALEQLGNEISLEQISRVLNLLSRSMAGSFYGNVKARAQVWERILSVALWERFRGYLEKLPEACDELYQQAEELFATFAQIVGNELSYRLTVHCYQESWWQTVAVQIENLLGRLKIITDLLKAMLNLLDAQDDEDSAALAHEISGRIRNLEEMRECFVLAQQVDQPTRVSWLEQSNRILLKTSPVDVSNLLKEKLFATLDCAVLTSATISIANSFQHFLREIGLDESTPSLLVDSPFDYDRQMQLLVVKDLVDVEQSDLFNTEEVALFISEVAERMQGRTLVLFTSHRFLREIHLPLSRYLGGSGIELLAQGIDGGRQAILEAFLNNSRSVLLGASSFWEGIDIPGDGLSCVILVKLPFGPPNRPLIAARSEYLEAQGRNPFYEFLLPEAVLRFKQGFGRLIRSKSDRGLVILCDGRVIHKRYGRHFLSSLPVKTHIRTSRSQILDKIDLWFDEEYQKELLL; encoded by the coding sequence ATGATTAAAAGAAAAATAGTAGTTATTGATATTGAAACTACCGGATTTGATATCTATAACGATGAAATCATAGAATTTGCTGCCCTGAGCATTGAAGAGGGGGAGGAAGCGGAGGCTTTCAGCGTTTTGATCTCACCCCGGAGGCAAGTTCCGGAGCGGATTTTACGACTGACGGGTATCTCTCCGGAGGAACTAAAGCAAGCCGGTTCCCTTCAGGCTTATCGTGATAAAATTCTGGCTCTCTTCCAGGATGCCATTATCGTGGGGCATAATGTGGAGTTTGATTTAGGGTTTCTCGAGCGGGCCTTAACTATTCATTTTGAAAACACTCTCTGGGATACATTGGAGATTGCACGCATCCTTTATCCTAATATGCCTAAATACAAACTGGGCGACTTAACCAAGAGCCTCGGTTTGACGCCCCTGGAAAAGGCCCACCGGGCATTATTTGACGCCCGGGCCGCTTGGGAGCTGCTGCAAGTCTGTTGGGAAAAAGGATTGACTTTGGATTTGGGTTTCTATCAAAGAGCCCTTTCCCTTGCCGGCAGCGCTCGGGTGGCCGGCTTTTTGCGGGAATTAGAGAAAACCGTCAAGCGAAAATTTCCTGAACGCCTGATTCGAACCGACTTAGTGCTTTATGAGCAGGATTTAGGCCTTTTTGAAGATCTAGAGGTGGAAGAAGCCTTCGCAGAAGACGTGGGATGGATTGAATCCTGCTTTTCTTCAGGGGGCATTCTGGAAAATAAACTTAAAAGTTATGAAAGCCGTCTTGGCCAGCTGCAGATGGCTAAAGCCGTGGGTGAGTCCTTAACAGGCTCGACCCATATCGTCATCGAGGCTGGAACGGGTACAGGGAAATCCTATGCCTATTTAATTCCCGGCCTGTGGTGGTCTAAAAAAACAGGCAAAAAAGTCGTGGTGGCTACTCATACCATTCCTTTACAGGAGCAGATATTCAAAAAAGATCTTCCTCTCCTTGCTCAGGTCCTGCCCTTTTCTTTCCGTGGGGCTTTATTAAAAGGGAAATCAAATTATATATGCTTGAAAAGATGGTCTTTTACCCTGGGCATCACTACGGAATTAGATCCAGGTGAGCGGCTGGCGCTGCTCAGCGTTATGGTGTGGCTTAGAGAAACAACCACCGGGGATTGGCAGGAGGTCTCCCAAATTCCTAACCTGGGCAAGCTATGGGGGAGTCTGAATTGCGAGGAAGAGAGCTGCATCCCCGGAAAATGCGCTCACGCCAATCGCTGTTATATGCTGCAGTCCCGTAAACGCGCCGAAGAGGCCGACTTGATCATCGTTAATCACTCGCTGCTCTTTTCGGATATCAGGACGGAGAAGAATATCCTGCCCGAGTACCATGAATTGATCATAGACGAGGCCCATCATCTCCATCAAGCGGCTTTGGAGCAATTAGGCAATGAGATCAGCCTGGAACAGATTTCCCGGGTCCTGAATTTGCTCAGCCGTTCTATGGCAGGCAGCTTCTACGGGAATGTCAAAGCAAGGGCTCAAGTGTGGGAACGCATTCTTTCTGTGGCTCTTTGGGAGCGTTTTCGCGGCTATCTTGAGAAACTACCGGAAGCCTGTGATGAACTCTATCAGCAGGCTGAGGAGCTTTTTGCCACCTTTGCCCAAATAGTGGGAAATGAACTTTCCTATCGGTTAACCGTTCACTGCTACCAGGAAAGCTGGTGGCAAACCGTTGCCGTGCAGATCGAAAATTTGTTAGGGCGGCTTAAGATCATAACGGATTTATTGAAAGCCATGCTTAATCTTCTTGATGCACAGGATGATGAGGACTCGGCCGCTCTTGCCCATGAGATTTCAGGGCGAATACGAAATCTTGAAGAGATGCGAGAGTGTTTTGTTCTTGCTCAGCAAGTGGATCAACCTACCCGGGTCAGCTGGCTGGAACAAAGCAATCGGATTCTCCTGAAAACCTCGCCGGTGGATGTGAGCAACCTTCTTAAGGAGAAACTGTTTGCAACCCTGGACTGCGCTGTGTTGACCTCCGCGACCATCAGCATTGCCAATTCCTTTCAGCATTTTTTGCGGGAAATTGGCTTGGATGAAAGTACGCCGTCTTTATTGGTGGATTCTCCTTTTGACTATGATCGTCAGATGCAGCTGCTGGTCGTAAAGGACTTAGTGGATGTGGAGCAAAGTGATTTGTTCAATACAGAGGAAGTGGCGCTTTTTATATCTGAGGTAGCTGAGCGCATGCAGGGGAGGACCCTGGTGCTTTTTACCTCCCATCGCTTTTTGCGGGAGATTCACTTGCCTTTAAGCCGCTACCTCGGAGGCTCAGGAATTGAACTGCTGGCTCAAGGTATAGACGGAGGACGTCAGGCCATTCTCGAAGCATTTCTCAACAACTCCAGGAGTGTTTTGTTGGGGGCCAGCAGCTTCTGGGAAGGTATTGATATCCCTGGAGATGGATTGTCCTGCGTTATTCTCGTAAAACTACCTTTCGGCCCGCCTAATCGCCCGCTCATTGCAGCGCGGTCGGAGTATCTTGAAGCACAGGGGAGAAATCCCTTCTACGAGTTTCTTCTTCCCGAGGCCGTACTTCGGTTTAAACAAGGCTTTGGCCGTTTAATCCGCTCTAAGTCGGATCGAGGGCTGGTGATTCTATGCGATGGCCGGGTTATTCATAAACGCTATGGGAGACATTTCCTGAGTTCCCTGCCGGTCAAAACTCATATCCGGACCAGCAGGTCGCAAATTCTCGACAAAATTGATCTGTGGTTTGACGAGGAATATCAAAAGGAACTGCTTTTATAA
- a CDS encoding ABC transporter ATP-binding protein, whose translation MNEYLVDIRNERLSFFTPAGEVKALNDVSLHVREGEVLGVVGESGSGKSVTSYSLMGLTAHPGRLIGGDLYFNGHHINKMTERELREIRGNEVSIIFQDPMTSLNPVYTVGNQIREVILLHTKKTKKEANERARELLQLVGINEPEKRLKQYPHELSGGMRQRVMIAIALACEPKLLIADEPTTALDVTIQAQIIELMINLKEKMGMSIILITHDLGVVAGMCDRIAVMYAGKVIESGTADEIFYQPSHEYTKGLLLSVPNINDREHKQLVPIEGLPVDMLNPPAGCPFAPRCRSCMKICLSTMPAYTKLSEEHYSACWLLDKAKFEGQSEVQHD comes from the coding sequence ATGAATGAGTATTTAGTTGATATACGCAACGAGAGGCTCTCCTTCTTTACCCCTGCAGGTGAGGTAAAAGCACTCAATGATGTGTCCCTGCATGTTCGTGAAGGCGAAGTATTGGGGGTTGTAGGGGAGAGCGGTTCCGGAAAATCGGTTACCTCATACAGTCTCATGGGCCTGACGGCTCATCCTGGCCGCTTGATCGGCGGTGATCTTTATTTCAACGGACATCATATCAATAAGATGACGGAACGGGAGCTGCGTGAGATCAGAGGAAATGAGGTATCGATCATTTTCCAGGATCCGATGACCAGCCTCAATCCGGTCTATACCGTCGGCAATCAGATCCGGGAGGTCATTCTTCTCCATACCAAGAAGACCAAGAAAGAGGCCAACGAGCGTGCCCGGGAACTTTTGCAGTTAGTAGGCATTAACGAACCAGAAAAACGCTTAAAGCAATATCCTCATGAATTATCCGGCGGCATGCGCCAGCGGGTGATGATTGCTATCGCTTTGGCCTGTGAGCCCAAGCTGTTGATCGCTGATGAACCGACGACCGCTTTGGACGTGACGATTCAAGCTCAGATCATCGAACTTATGATCAATCTGAAGGAAAAAATGGGGATGTCTATTATTCTGATTACCCACGACCTGGGTGTTGTGGCCGGTATGTGTGATCGCATTGCTGTTATGTATGCCGGTAAGGTGATTGAATCCGGCACCGCGGATGAAATTTTCTATCAGCCATCCCATGAATATACCAAAGGCCTGCTTCTGAGCGTGCCTAATATCAATGATCGGGAACACAAGCAATTGGTGCCGATTGAAGGTTTACCGGTGGACATGCTCAATCCGCCGGCGGGTTGCCCATTTGCTCCCCGCTGTCGTTCATGTATGAAAATTTGTCTGAGCACTATGCCGGCCTATACCAAGCTTAGCGAAGAACATTACAGTGCGTGTTGGCTTCTGGACAAAGCAAAATTCGAGGGGCAGTCGGAGGTTCAACATGATTGA
- a CDS encoding antibiotic biosynthesis monooxygenase — protein MLTIVHTFDAPDRDRLLSDIRSGLDTLEQVGGFKYASINEQTNSNEIMVMTKWDDLNAYENWAAGVGENKAFKQATPQMFDVIDERF, from the coding sequence ATGCTTACTATCGTTCATACTTTTGATGCACCCGATCGTGATCGGTTATTATCGGATATTCGCAGCGGTCTGGACACGTTAGAGCAGGTGGGCGGGTTTAAATACGCCAGCATCAACGAACAAACCAATTCCAATGAGATTATGGTGATGACCAAATGGGATGATCTCAACGCATACGAAAATTGGGCGGCCGGAGTTGGCGAGAACAAAGCCTTTAAGCAGGCTACCCCGCAGATGTTTGATGTCATTGATGAGAGATTTTAA
- the pssA gene encoding CDP-diacylglycerol--serine O-phosphatidyltransferase has product MSGKPIKMDMIPSFFTLGNLFFGFLSLLWTMNGEYKMAAGFILLSVLMDSMDGKVARKLSVSSDFGKELDSLCDVVSFGVAPAILTYQLVLAAHMGVWGMLLAAAFALCGAVRLARFNVLNISTHFLGVPITFAGGLMALMVLFYRNLPWLVFPVALAALAVLMVSTFKVPKLGK; this is encoded by the coding sequence GTGAGTGGCAAACCCATTAAAATGGATATGATACCCAGTTTCTTTACCTTAGGGAATTTGTTCTTTGGATTTCTGTCTTTGCTTTGGACGATGAATGGCGAATATAAAATGGCTGCCGGGTTTATTCTCTTATCTGTGCTTATGGATAGTATGGATGGAAAGGTAGCCCGTAAACTTTCCGTGAGTTCAGATTTCGGCAAAGAACTGGATTCTTTATGCGATGTGGTCTCCTTTGGCGTGGCACCGGCGATTTTAACCTATCAACTGGTGCTGGCCGCCCATATGGGAGTTTGGGGCATGCTTCTTGCCGCAGCTTTTGCTTTATGTGGAGCAGTCCGCTTGGCACGGTTTAATGTTCTTAATATAAGCACCCATTTTTTGGGCGTGCCGATCACCTTTGCCGGCGGACTCATGGCCTTAATGGTTCTTTTTTACAGGAATCTGCCTTGGTTAGTTTTTCCTGTGGCTTTGGCAGCGCTGGCCGTTCTCATGGTCTCCACGTTCAAAGTGCCTAAGCTGGGGAAATGA
- a CDS encoding recombinase, whose protein sequence is MDNQQVNWANVGLRMVQGLTTVIDAIRQLDAQEASLVMKLLGKTCMRTMKEGVGHQFGIALVETSAQLAMSEKLVVEDVLKIISSIIGRLYFTASSEEEKLLVAQLEDAVKNYQII, encoded by the coding sequence ATGGATAATCAACAAGTGAATTGGGCCAATGTTGGATTAAGAATGGTGCAAGGATTAACAACCGTTATTGATGCTATTCGGCAGCTCGACGCCCAAGAGGCTTCTTTAGTTATGAAACTGCTGGGAAAAACCTGTATGAGGACCATGAAAGAAGGGGTCGGTCATCAATTTGGTATCGCTTTAGTAGAGACCAGTGCCCAATTAGCTATGAGTGAAAAACTTGTTGTTGAGGATGTCTTGAAAATCATCAGCTCCATTATCGGACGGCTTTATTTTACAGCCAGCAGCGAAGAGGAAAAATTACTGGTTGCTCAATTGGAAGACGCAGTGAAAAATTACCAAATTATTTGA
- a CDS encoding DUF1858 domain-containing protein, with product MKFTLEMKLKDIMATNPKTVEAMQELGLHCLGCPFSVNETLLNAAQMHKLDPEKLLEAVNSVEQGEMSEAAKAKAQPKGAILQMDKKTFAIAPHIPAGVATPEILRKIADVAEKYNAAAIKVTSAQRIAIVGLKPEVIPAAWDDLGMDPGHAIGLCVRSVKVCPGMTFCKRGLQETLGIGMEVDKRYHGMSLPAKFKIGIAGCPNKCTDSMNVDLGIMGTSKGYHVYVGGNGGVKPRRGDLLLENLQSDQLIPVIDAVMDYFKENAKPQERLGRLIDRVGLEGLQEAVQNVVNA from the coding sequence ATGAAATTTACATTAGAAATGAAACTCAAGGACATCATGGCCACCAACCCTAAAACGGTTGAAGCGATGCAGGAATTAGGGTTGCATTGTTTGGGGTGTCCTTTTTCGGTAAATGAAACCCTGCTTAATGCTGCGCAAATGCACAAGCTCGACCCTGAAAAGCTCCTGGAGGCTGTTAATTCAGTGGAGCAAGGGGAGATGTCTGAAGCTGCCAAAGCTAAAGCTCAACCCAAGGGTGCCATTCTGCAAATGGATAAAAAGACGTTCGCTATTGCCCCCCATATTCCGGCCGGGGTAGCTACCCCCGAAATATTGCGAAAAATTGCCGATGTAGCGGAAAAATACAATGCTGCCGCAATTAAGGTGACTTCCGCCCAACGGATTGCTATCGTAGGCTTGAAGCCGGAAGTCATCCCTGCTGCTTGGGATGATTTGGGGATGGATCCCGGACATGCTATAGGACTATGTGTTCGCAGTGTCAAAGTGTGCCCTGGTATGACTTTCTGCAAACGAGGTCTCCAGGAAACCCTGGGTATCGGAATGGAAGTGGATAAGCGCTACCATGGTATGTCCCTGCCTGCAAAATTTAAAATCGGGATTGCCGGCTGCCCCAATAAATGTACCGATTCCATGAATGTGGATCTGGGAATCATGGGAACCAGCAAGGGATATCATGTCTATGTGGGCGGAAATGGCGGCGTCAAACCGCGCCGAGGAGATTTGCTTCTGGAGAATCTCCAATCCGATCAGCTCATTCCCGTCATTGATGCGGTGATGGACTATTTTAAAGAGAACGCCAAGCCTCAGGAGCGCCTGGGACGGCTTATTGATCGCGTAGGCCTGGAAGGGTTGCAAGAAGCTGTTCAAAATGTTGTAAATGCCTAA
- a CDS encoding biotin synthase BioB: MNFHDVLDSVLKRPVTREEALFLFQNTETEEKRNSLFAAARAVRKAETGDVYHFTGGIASVLPCRLRPLCNYCPYWRKKDQNPLPVEAIVAGARYFRREGVKKFHLSGGTTLGSEGQEVLEIVRSIYEAGLTDMKINVNCGAAMSVETMEQLKAWGVDSIGAVFEITNREVFRKVKPGDDFDKKMQFAWDIQKAGLAMGSGIMAGLGPKETRYEDYVNSLFDIAQFPHLASVYISKFTPDPAIPMHDWEACSVEEAARLVAIARLLYRSLNVTTAAGWTEQEQNQGIRAGAGNSLFALAVNLKVDYWQGTRQQASFSEDNIEYRDSRPAKRAMAEQCGITIAEG; the protein is encoded by the coding sequence TTGAACTTTCATGACGTTCTTGACAGTGTTCTGAAGCGTCCCGTAACCCGGGAGGAGGCCTTGTTCCTGTTTCAAAACACTGAGACGGAAGAGAAGCGGAACAGCTTGTTTGCCGCAGCCAGAGCTGTTCGCAAAGCAGAAACCGGGGATGTGTATCACTTTACCGGCGGGATCGCCAGTGTCTTGCCTTGCCGGCTTCGGCCCCTCTGTAATTATTGTCCCTATTGGCGGAAAAAAGATCAAAATCCCCTGCCGGTGGAAGCGATTGTGGCGGGAGCCCGGTATTTTCGCAGGGAAGGGGTAAAAAAGTTTCACCTCAGCGGTGGAACAACTCTGGGAAGCGAAGGCCAAGAAGTCCTGGAGATCGTCCGCAGCATCTATGAAGCAGGTTTGACGGATATGAAAATCAACGTTAACTGCGGTGCCGCCATGAGTGTGGAGACCATGGAACAATTAAAAGCATGGGGCGTCGACAGTATTGGTGCCGTATTTGAAATCACCAACCGGGAAGTTTTTCGGAAGGTGAAGCCCGGAGACGATTTTGACAAGAAGATGCAATTTGCCTGGGATATTCAAAAAGCGGGACTGGCAATGGGTTCAGGGATCATGGCCGGATTAGGGCCTAAGGAGACCCGCTATGAAGATTATGTTAACAGCTTATTTGATATTGCTCAGTTTCCCCATTTAGCCAGTGTGTATATTTCAAAATTCACTCCAGATCCGGCAATCCCCATGCATGACTGGGAAGCGTGTTCTGTTGAGGAGGCGGCACGCCTGGTAGCGATTGCCCGCTTGCTTTATCGCTCCCTTAATGTAACAACAGCGGCCGGCTGGACGGAACAAGAGCAGAATCAGGGGATTCGGGCCGGGGCCGGTAACTCCTTATTTGCACTGGCCGTCAATCTAAAAGTGGATTATTGGCAAGGTACTCGTCAGCAAGCATCCTTTAGTGAGGATAATATTGAATACCGTGACAGCAGGCCGGCTAAGCGGGCCATGGCTGAGCAATGCGGAATCACCATCGCCGAAGGTTGA
- the spo0A gene encoding sporulation transcription factor Spo0A, with translation MGRKIKIVVADDNRNLCQMLQDFLQSQDDLEVIGVAYNGVEAWDLIQAQEPDLVIIDLVMPSLDGLGVLERINGRTTASRPKVIMLTAFGQESLTHQAMMLGVDYFILKPFDLEILGKRIRSLTQSAPSSSTPMTSTMNAVTNAGTSVNLGAEVTNMMHQIGIPAHVKGYQYIRDAILMVVEDVSLLGAVTKELYPAIAKKYDTAPSRVERGIRHAIELAWERGHTETLKRIFGYSMNIERQKPTNSEFVALLADKLRVMSKVS, from the coding sequence ATGGGAAGAAAAATCAAAATTGTCGTCGCTGACGATAACCGTAATTTGTGCCAAATGTTACAGGATTTTCTCCAAAGTCAGGATGATCTCGAGGTGATAGGGGTAGCGTATAATGGAGTCGAGGCTTGGGATCTGATTCAAGCTCAGGAACCGGATCTTGTCATCATTGATTTAGTTATGCCGAGTCTGGACGGGTTAGGTGTTTTGGAAAGAATAAACGGACGGACGACGGCTTCACGGCCCAAGGTTATCATGCTTACCGCCTTTGGTCAGGAATCCTTAACCCATCAGGCCATGATGCTTGGTGTAGATTATTTTATTTTGAAGCCCTTTGATCTGGAGATTCTGGGTAAGAGGATCCGTAGTTTGACCCAAAGCGCACCCTCCTCATCGACTCCGATGACTTCAACAATGAATGCTGTGACCAACGCAGGCACAAGTGTTAATTTAGGGGCAGAAGTGACGAATATGATGCATCAAATCGGGATTCCGGCCCATGTCAAGGGATACCAATACATAAGAGATGCGATTCTGATGGTCGTCGAAGATGTGTCATTATTGGGGGCGGTAACCAAGGAGCTCTATCCGGCCATTGCCAAGAAGTATGATACTGCACCCAGCCGCGTGGAGCGAGGTATCCGGCATGCCATCGAATTAGCATGGGAGCGGGGGCATACAGAGACTTTAAAACGCATTTTCGGATATTCCATGAATATTGAACGACAAAAACCAACCAATTCAGAATTTGTCGCCCTTCTTGCCGACAAATTGAGGGTTATGAGTAAAGTGAGCTAA